The proteins below are encoded in one region of Gaiella occulta:
- a CDS encoding sigma-70 family RNA polymerase sigma factor, with translation MLSVEIALPDVEELHKLVEQGQEKGFLTYDEIVSAVEDVELTKEQLEDFTTYLIDHSIELVEGEQHKRLPHEPAPVEDEKATAPKLDLTVEPSLDSLRLYLREIGKVPLLTADQEVSLAKRIERGDMAAKQHMTEANLRLVVSIAKGYLGRGLSFLDLIQEGSLGLIRAVEKFDYRKGYKFSTYATWWIRQAVTRAIADKARTIRIPVHMVEKLNKVVHIERQLVQRLGREPKPEEIAEELDMTTDEVREILRMAQLPVSLEKPIGEEEDSSLGDFVPDEQAESPFDTASLSLRREDIELALASLPERERKVIELRFGLCGTQPCTLEEVGRAFGVTRERIRQIENNTLKKLEGLPEAQALRDCM, from the coding sequence ATGCTCTCCGTCGAGATCGCTCTTCCAGACGTCGAGGAACTCCACAAGCTCGTCGAGCAGGGGCAGGAGAAGGGGTTCCTCACCTACGACGAGATCGTCAGCGCCGTCGAGGACGTGGAGCTGACGAAGGAGCAGTTGGAGGACTTCACGACCTATCTGATCGACCACTCGATCGAGCTCGTCGAGGGCGAGCAGCACAAGCGTCTGCCGCACGAGCCCGCGCCGGTGGAGGACGAGAAGGCGACCGCGCCGAAGCTCGACCTCACGGTCGAGCCGTCGCTCGACTCGCTGCGGCTCTACCTGCGTGAGATCGGCAAGGTGCCGCTGCTCACCGCCGACCAGGAGGTCTCGCTCGCGAAGCGGATCGAGCGCGGCGACATGGCCGCCAAGCAGCACATGACCGAGGCCAACCTGCGCCTCGTCGTGTCGATCGCCAAGGGCTATCTCGGCCGCGGGCTGTCGTTCCTCGATCTCATCCAGGAGGGCTCGCTGGGGCTCATCCGCGCCGTCGAGAAGTTCGACTACCGCAAGGGGTACAAGTTCTCCACCTACGCGACCTGGTGGATCCGGCAGGCGGTGACCCGTGCGATCGCCGACAAGGCGCGCACGATCCGCATCCCGGTGCACATGGTCGAGAAGCTGAACAAGGTCGTGCACATCGAGCGGCAGCTCGTCCAGCGCCTCGGCCGCGAGCCGAAGCCGGAGGAGATCGCCGAGGAGCTCGACATGACGACGGACGAGGTGCGCGAGATCCTGCGCATGGCGCAGCTGCCGGTCTCGCTCGAGAAGCCGATCGGCGAGGAGGAGGACTCCTCGCTCGGCGACTTCGTGCCGGACGAGCAGGCCGAGTCGCCGTTCGACACGGCGTCGTTGTCGCTGCGGCGGGAGGACATCGAGCTGGCGCTCGCGTCGCTGCCCGAGCGGGAGCGGAAGGTGATCGAGCTCCGCTTCGGCCTCTGCGGCACGCAGCCGTGCACGCTCGAGGAGGTGGGCCGTGCCTTCGGCGTCACGCGCGAGCGCATCCGGCAGATCGAGAACAACACGCTCAAGAAGCTCGAAGGCCTGCCCGAGGCGCAGGCGCTGCGGGACTGCATGTAG
- a CDS encoding pyridoxamine 5'-phosphate oxidase family protein, which translates to MARPHPAPSGRTRVRRVHENARYDRATIDEILDAALVCHLGFERHGQPFVIPTLHARIGDRLYVHGSAASRTVRAVSEGIPACATVTLVDGIVLARSVFEHSINYRSVVVLGTAAPVVDADEKNAVLQAFTEKLLPGRWADARRPTRKELRATGVLSLPLDEASAKVRSGPPDDGASPDAELAVWAGVIPLATKALAPVPDPLLRPGIPVPAYARRYRRNGLTDFV; encoded by the coding sequence ATGGCCCGGCCGCACCCCGCCCCCTCGGGCCGCACCCGCGTGCGCCGCGTACACGAGAACGCGCGCTACGACCGCGCCACGATCGACGAGATCCTCGACGCCGCGCTCGTCTGCCACCTCGGCTTCGAGCGGCACGGGCAGCCGTTCGTGATCCCGACCTTGCACGCGCGGATCGGTGACCGGCTCTACGTCCACGGCTCGGCGGCGAGCCGCACCGTGCGCGCCGTCTCGGAGGGCATCCCCGCCTGCGCCACGGTCACGCTCGTGGACGGCATCGTGCTCGCACGCTCCGTGTTCGAGCACTCGATCAACTACCGCTCCGTCGTCGTGCTCGGCACCGCCGCCCCCGTGGTCGACGCCGACGAGAAGAACGCCGTCCTGCAGGCGTTCACCGAGAAGCTGCTGCCCGGCCGCTGGGCGGACGCACGCCGGCCGACGCGGAAGGAGCTGAGGGCGACGGGGGTGCTGTCGCTCCCGCTCGACGAGGCGTCGGCGAAGGTGCGCAGCGGCCCGCCCGACGACGGCGCGTCGCCCGACGCGGAGCTCGCCGTGTGGGCCGGCGTGATCCCGCTCGCGACGAAGGCGCTCGCGCCGGTCCCCGATCCTCTGCTGCGGCCGGGGATCCCCGTTCCCGCCTACGCCCGCCGCTACCGCCGCAACGGCCTCACGGACTTCGTGTGA
- a CDS encoding aspartate kinase, which translates to MKFGGSSVADPEKVKHVAQRLVAARERGLRVVGTVSAMGRTTDGLIDLAHQVSPHPDGRELDMLLSTGERIACALVAMAIHDLGQEAVSLTGSQAGILTDSVHTKAKIREIRAERVREALDGGKIVLVAGFQGFSRETMDVTTLGRGGTDATAVALAAALGAACEIYSDVPGVFTADPRIVPGARKLPAISYEEMLEMSASGAKVLMLRAVELARNHGVRIHARSTFSDEEGTWVQEGDEMEQPIVSAVTHSENDVVFTLTGIPDRPGVAAMIFDVVAAAQVNVDTIIQNVVHGNAEMSFSVPAEDVPATRGALESTRAELGPFAVEENHDLGKVSLIGAGMRSHPGVAARMFRTLAENGINLQMISTSPIKISCMIARGEIPAAVRALHDAFELESAPVAE; encoded by the coding sequence ATGAAGTTCGGCGGCTCCTCGGTCGCCGATCCAGAGAAGGTGAAGCACGTCGCGCAGCGCCTGGTCGCGGCCAGGGAGCGCGGGTTGCGCGTCGTCGGCACCGTGTCGGCGATGGGGAGGACGACCGACGGCCTCATCGATCTCGCCCACCAGGTGTCGCCGCACCCGGACGGCCGCGAGCTCGACATGCTCCTCTCCACCGGGGAGCGCATCGCCTGCGCGCTCGTCGCGATGGCGATTCACGATCTCGGCCAGGAAGCGGTGTCGCTGACCGGGTCGCAGGCAGGGATCCTCACCGACAGCGTGCACACGAAGGCGAAGATCCGCGAGATCCGCGCCGAACGCGTCCGTGAGGCGCTCGACGGCGGCAAGATCGTCCTCGTCGCCGGCTTCCAGGGCTTCTCGCGCGAGACGATGGACGTGACGACGCTCGGTCGCGGCGGCACCGACGCGACCGCGGTCGCGCTCGCGGCCGCCCTCGGCGCCGCCTGCGAGATCTACTCCGACGTGCCCGGCGTGTTCACCGCCGATCCGCGCATCGTCCCGGGCGCGCGCAAGCTGCCGGCGATCTCCTACGAGGAGATGCTCGAGATGTCCGCCTCCGGCGCGAAGGTGCTGATGCTCCGCGCGGTGGAGCTCGCCCGCAACCACGGTGTCCGCATCCACGCACGCTCGACCTTCTCGGACGAGGAGGGGACATGGGTCCAGGAAGGAGACGAGATGGAACAGCCGATCGTTTCGGCCGTGACGCACTCGGAGAACGACGTCGTGTTCACGCTCACCGGCATCCCCGACCGCCCCGGCGTGGCGGCGATGATCTTCGACGTCGTGGCGGCAGCCCAGGTGAACGTCGACACGATCATCCAGAACGTCGTGCACGGCAACGCGGAGATGTCGTTCTCTGTGCCGGCGGAGGACGTGCCGGCCACGCGCGGCGCGCTCGAGAGCACGCGGGCCGAGCTCGGCCCGTTCGCCGTCGAGGAGAACCACGACCTCGGCAAGGTGTCGCTGATCGGCGCCGGCATGCGCTCGCATCCCGGCGTCGCCGCGAGGATGTTCCGCACCCTCGCCGAGAACGGCATCAACCTGCAGATGATCTCGACGTCGCCGATCAAGATCTCCTGCATGATCGCCCGCGGCGAGATCCCCGCCGCCGTGCGCGCCCTGCACGACGCGTTCGAGCTCGAGAGCGCGCCCGTCGCCGAATGA
- a CDS encoding ATP-binding protein, with the protein MRALSRLPIRLRLTLAFAVVMAIVLTATGLFVYVRLRSALDQALDASLRSRADDVAALVLQSDSGLREGDVAPLSDQGERFAQVVDRQGRIVDATRRLGGTPLLTPAQRARAQARPSLFDIGPRGPVDSPSRLLATPITAQDRRLVVIVGASLEARDEALRGLVRQFVIGGPVALLLASLAGYGIAAAALAPVESMRSRASLISGSDPSARLPVPASDDEIRRLGETLNAMLERLEQTIRRERTFVADASHELRTPLASLKTELELALRRTRSADEMHAALHSAADETDRLWQLAEDMLVLARSDDGRLPLRVQAVDAADVLEGVAARFADRAALAGRTVSVDSPRLAVRADPLRLEQALGNLVDNALRHGRGTVRLAARRVEDAVELHVGDDGPGFPAAYLPRAFERFSRASEARERGGAGLGLAIVEVVARAHGGTAHATNNPLGGADVWIAIPGDRGVTA; encoded by the coding sequence ATGAGAGCGCTGTCTCGCCTGCCGATCAGGCTGCGCCTCACGCTGGCGTTCGCCGTCGTGATGGCGATCGTCCTCACCGCGACCGGCCTCTTCGTCTACGTGCGCCTCCGCTCCGCGCTCGATCAGGCGCTCGACGCGAGCCTGCGATCGCGTGCCGACGATGTCGCCGCCCTCGTCCTGCAGTCGGACTCGGGCCTGCGTGAGGGCGACGTCGCCCCGCTGTCCGACCAGGGCGAGCGATTCGCGCAGGTCGTCGATCGACAGGGGCGCATCGTCGATGCGACGCGCAGGCTCGGAGGTACCCCGTTGCTGACCCCTGCCCAGCGCGCGCGCGCGCAGGCGCGACCGTCGCTCTTCGACATCGGCCCACGCGGACCTGTCGACAGCCCCTCGCGACTGCTGGCAACGCCGATCACGGCGCAGGATCGGCGCCTCGTCGTCATCGTGGGAGCCTCGTTGGAGGCGCGGGACGAGGCTCTCCGTGGGCTCGTGCGCCAGTTCGTGATCGGTGGGCCGGTCGCGCTCCTGCTGGCGTCGCTCGCCGGCTACGGGATCGCGGCCGCCGCGCTCGCTCCCGTCGAGTCGATGCGGTCGCGCGCGTCGCTCATCTCCGGCTCCGATCCGTCGGCGCGGCTGCCCGTGCCCGCCTCGGACGACGAGATCCGGCGTCTCGGAGAGACGCTGAACGCCATGCTCGAGCGCCTCGAGCAGACCATCCGGCGTGAGCGCACGTTCGTCGCCGACGCGAGCCACGAGCTGCGCACCCCGCTCGCGTCGCTGAAGACCGAGCTCGAGCTCGCCCTGCGGCGCACGCGCAGCGCCGACGAGATGCACGCGGCGCTGCACTCGGCGGCGGACGAGACGGACAGGCTGTGGCAGCTCGCAGAGGACATGCTGGTGCTGGCACGCTCGGATGACGGGCGCCTCCCGCTGCGCGTCCAGGCGGTGGACGCGGCCGACGTGCTCGAGGGCGTCGCGGCCCGGTTCGCGGACAGGGCCGCGCTCGCCGGGCGCACGGTCAGCGTCGACTCCCCTCGCCTCGCCGTCCGCGCCGACCCGTTGCGGCTCGAGCAGGCGCTCGGCAACCTGGTCGACAACGCGCTGCGCCACGGGCGCGGCACCGTGCGCCTGGCCGCGCGGCGCGTCGAGGATGCCGTCGAGCTGCACGTCGGCGACGACGGCCCCGGATTTCCGGCGGCCTATCTCCCGCGTGCGTTCGAGCGCTTCAGCCGGGCCAGCGAGGCGCGCGAGCGGGGCGGTGCCGGCCTCGGCCTCGCCATCGTGGAGGTCGTCGCGCGCGCGCACGGCGGAACCGCGCACGCGACCAACAACCCGCTCGGTGGCGCCGACGTCTGGATCGCGATTCCCGGCGACCGCGGCGTGACCGCGTGA
- a CDS encoding asparaginase, which yields MADPISVVATRGDVVEARHRVHAVAVRNGQVVASAGDPHLLTFLRSSAKPIQALPLVRARPDLDDAEIAIACASHLARPEQLAAVRRLLAAAPAAEDELETGPEPTPIEHNCSGKHAGFLALCRARDWPSAGYRLPAHPLQRALLEEVAAAAQVDPASIPTGTDGCGVVTFALPLDRCAHLFSRLPQLDGGERVIRAMRAHPALLRGPGAADAMVISSLDGWVAKGGAEGLFCAASADGLGVALKVEDGAFRAIRPALAAFLARLGVDSGDIGVVSLENSHGERVGGLETRS from the coding sequence ATGGCCGACCCGATCAGCGTAGTGGCCACGCGCGGCGACGTCGTCGAGGCCCGCCATCGCGTGCACGCCGTGGCCGTCCGGAACGGGCAGGTCGTGGCGTCGGCGGGCGACCCGCACCTGCTGACGTTCCTGCGCTCGTCCGCGAAGCCGATCCAGGCGCTGCCGCTCGTCCGCGCCCGGCCCGACCTGGACGATGCCGAGATCGCTATCGCCTGCGCCTCGCACCTCGCGCGGCCCGAGCAGCTCGCGGCGGTGCGCCGCCTGCTCGCCGCCGCTCCCGCCGCGGAGGACGAGCTCGAGACCGGGCCCGAGCCGACGCCGATCGAGCACAACTGCTCTGGCAAGCACGCGGGCTTCCTCGCGCTCTGCCGCGCCCGCGACTGGCCGAGCGCGGGGTACCGCCTGCCCGCTCATCCGCTGCAGCGGGCGCTGCTGGAGGAGGTCGCCGCCGCGGCGCAGGTCGACCCGGCGTCGATCCCGACGGGCACCGACGGCTGCGGCGTCGTCACCTTCGCGTTGCCGCTCGACCGCTGCGCCCATCTGTTCTCGCGGCTTCCGCAGCTGGACGGGGGCGAGCGCGTGATACGCGCGATGCGGGCACACCCTGCGCTGCTGCGGGGCCCCGGCGCCGCCGACGCGATGGTGATCTCGTCCCTCGACGGATGGGTCGCAAAGGGCGGGGCGGAGGGGCTCTTCTGCGCGGCCTCCGCGGACGGCCTCGGGGTGGCGCTGAAGGTGGAGGACGGCGCCTTCCGGGCGATCCGGCCGGCGCTCGCCGCGTTCCTCGCGCGGCTTGGTGTCGACAGCGGCGACATCGGCGTCGTCAGTCTCGAGAACAGCCACGGGGAGCGGGTGGGGGGCCTCGAGACACGTTCCTGA
- a CDS encoding response regulator transcription factor, translated as MRALIVEDDVKMAGLIRRGLLEEGYAADVAARGEDAIWMASATEYDAIVLDVMLPGIDGFEVCRRLRQAGVWSPVLMLTARDAVEDRIAGLDTGADDYLTKPFAFAELLARLRALARRGPVEQPPVIEVGDLRLDPRSHQVWRGEKEIDLSQKEFALLEILMRRPGQVVSRFDLLEHAWDYSYENRSNIIDVYVRYLREKIDRPFRVRSIETVRGAGYRLRADGGRSA; from the coding sequence ATGAGAGCCCTGATCGTCGAAGACGACGTGAAAATGGCCGGATTGATCAGGCGCGGCCTGCTCGAGGAGGGATATGCGGCGGACGTGGCCGCGAGGGGTGAGGACGCGATCTGGATGGCGAGTGCCACCGAGTACGACGCGATCGTGCTCGACGTCATGCTGCCGGGCATCGACGGCTTCGAGGTCTGCCGCCGTCTCCGTCAGGCCGGCGTGTGGTCGCCCGTTCTGATGCTCACCGCACGGGACGCCGTCGAGGACAGGATCGCCGGCCTCGACACGGGCGCGGACGACTACCTCACGAAGCCGTTCGCGTTCGCCGAGTTGCTCGCCCGCCTGCGGGCGCTCGCGCGGAGAGGGCCCGTCGAGCAGCCGCCCGTGATCGAGGTCGGTGACCTCAGGCTCGATCCTCGATCGCACCAGGTATGGCGCGGGGAGAAGGAGATCGACCTGTCGCAGAAGGAGTTCGCGCTGCTCGAGATACTGATGCGCCGGCCCGGCCAGGTGGTGTCTCGCTTCGACCTGCTCGAGCACGCGTGGGACTACAGCTACGAGAACCGCTCGAACATCATCGACGTCTACGTCCGCTACCTGCGCGAGAAGATCGACCGGCCCTTCCGCGTGCGATCGATCGAGACGGTTCGCGGCGCGGGCTACCGGCTGCGCGCCGACGGCGGGCGCAGCGCCTGA
- a CDS encoding DNA-formamidopyrimidine glycosylase family protein — MPELPEVEAWVRELDPLVARAPVERAGPAHVATLKTFDPPLAALAGRRLRGAQRRGKNLLFPSEDGALWLRVHLMSAGRLRYHPPGAKTPKTPAFRLRFADGGELVLTEAGKKKRAGVWLLTGAGLEAELAHLGPDALGIGAGRLGAVLRRERRQLHPLLRDQRALAGIGRAHANEILWLARLSPFKLSVDLSHEEVARLAAAIDDDLERALALRLTGKGDADVYRVHGRFGEACPRGDDTLRRVDFEEHTITYCPTCQTGGRELKDRRLSRLLR; from the coding sequence ATGCCGGAGCTGCCGGAAGTGGAAGCGTGGGTGCGGGAGCTCGACCCGCTCGTCGCACGCGCGCCCGTCGAGAGGGCGGGGCCCGCACACGTCGCGACGCTGAAGACATTCGACCCTCCGCTCGCCGCGCTCGCAGGCCGGCGGCTGCGCGGGGCGCAGCGGCGCGGCAAGAATCTGCTCTTCCCGAGCGAGGACGGAGCGCTCTGGCTCCGCGTCCACCTGATGAGCGCCGGGCGGCTGCGCTATCACCCACCCGGCGCGAAGACGCCGAAGACGCCGGCCTTCCGGCTGCGCTTCGCCGACGGAGGCGAGCTCGTGCTCACCGAGGCGGGTAAGAAGAAGCGGGCGGGGGTGTGGCTGCTCACAGGCGCCGGGCTCGAGGCGGAGCTCGCGCACCTCGGGCCGGACGCGCTCGGCATCGGCGCCGGGCGTCTCGGCGCCGTGCTGCGGCGCGAGCGCCGGCAGCTGCACCCGCTGCTGCGCGACCAGCGCGCGCTCGCCGGGATCGGCCGCGCCCACGCGAACGAGATCCTCTGGCTGGCCCGGCTTTCCCCCTTCAAGCTCTCCGTCGACCTGTCGCACGAGGAGGTGGCGCGGCTCGCAGCGGCGATCGACGACGACCTCGAGCGCGCGCTCGCGCTGCGCCTGACGGGCAAGGGCGACGCCGACGTCTACCGGGTGCACGGCCGCTTCGGCGAGGCCTGCCCGCGCGGCGACGACACGCTGCGCCGGGTCGACTTCGAGGAGCACACGATCACCTACTGTCCGACCTGCCAGACCGGAGGCAGGGAGCTGAAGGACCGGCGGCTGTCACGGCTCCTGCGCTAG
- a CDS encoding mechanosensitive ion channel family protein, with amino-acid sequence MDLSHRTVQALTTGAVGLALVLAVRWTLGHAFARYERRLATRDPGGASRRRTTYGFLQRMIVAVAAAIAIWNVLTLYDATAQIGKALLASSAVLAVFAGLAFNTPLSNLGSGMLVAFTQPLRLGDRVTVVDQTGFVEEINLIYTTLVTDEARRVFIPNSQLTSTTIVNRTIRDPRRAIGAQFPVTLGTPIDEARDALREAIAAIPGTNGADARVLVGQIGERLVWLDATTFAPLDADVAALASEVRQMGLTVLRERGFLPA; translated from the coding sequence ATGGATCTCTCCCACCGCACCGTGCAGGCGCTGACGACCGGCGCCGTCGGCCTCGCCCTCGTGCTCGCCGTGCGCTGGACGCTCGGGCATGCCTTCGCGCGCTACGAGCGCCGCCTCGCCACCCGCGACCCCGGCGGCGCCTCGAGACGGCGGACGACCTACGGCTTCCTGCAGCGGATGATCGTGGCGGTCGCCGCCGCGATCGCGATCTGGAACGTTCTCACGCTCTACGACGCGACCGCGCAGATCGGCAAGGCGCTGCTCGCCTCGAGCGCCGTGCTCGCCGTCTTCGCGGGCCTCGCCTTCAACACGCCGCTCTCCAACCTCGGCTCGGGCATGCTCGTCGCGTTCACGCAGCCGTTGCGCCTCGGCGACCGCGTCACGGTCGTCGACCAGACCGGGTTCGTGGAGGAGATCAACCTGATCTACACGACGCTCGTCACCGACGAGGCCCGGCGCGTGTTCATCCCCAACAGCCAGCTGACGAGCACGACGATCGTCAATCGCACGATCCGCGACCCGCGCCGGGCGATCGGCGCCCAGTTCCCCGTCACGCTCGGAACGCCGATCGACGAGGCCCGTGACGCCCTCCGCGAGGCGATCGCCGCGATTCCCGGCACGAACGGCGCCGACGCGCGCGTGCTCGTCGGGCAGATCGGCGAGCGGCTCGTCTGGCTCGACGCGACCACCTTCGCGCCGCTCGACGCCGACGTCGCCGCCCTCGCGAGCGAGGTCCGGCAGATGGGCCTCACCGTGCTGCGCGAGCGGGGCTTCCTGCCTGCTTGA
- the mptB gene encoding polyprenol phosphomannose-dependent alpha 1,6 mannosyltransferase MptB gives MAIGTGALGNATARSASARPALVPALGTAVLALVATAIGTAAPGPGMSPGGRVFLAALAAAFAAYACAALLLESRRARLSIVLALGVAIQLVPLAGPLLLSADVRSYAAYGRIDEALGGNPYADRPAAFASDPVVAAVAGGWRETPSVYGPVFAGLARAVARVAGDDPAAAARLYRFIAAASVLALMGLAAAVSSRPDRAAAFVGWNPLLAVHFAGGGHNDATMMVLVLAGLAVTSRGRPRLGALLWAGAAAIKWIPAPLYALSALAARRRGEPSGLAAFAATAVVLAFAATWRYGLDWVRVVAPLARAAEAQTHYSLARRLHQVGIPSAPAAVLVAAAAVAVAVALVRSVLAGRASLGLAACVVVAANPWLLPWYAVWPVALGAIESDRASRFAALAIVAYLLPARVVIWA, from the coding sequence GTGGCAATCGGCACCGGCGCGCTCGGCAACGCGACAGCACGCAGTGCGTCGGCTCGCCCGGCGCTCGTGCCGGCGCTCGGGACGGCGGTCCTCGCGCTCGTCGCTACCGCGATCGGGACGGCCGCCCCCGGGCCGGGGATGTCGCCGGGAGGCCGGGTCTTCCTCGCGGCGCTCGCTGCGGCCTTCGCCGCCTACGCCTGCGCCGCCCTGCTGCTCGAGAGCCGCCGCGCGCGGCTGTCGATCGTTCTCGCGCTCGGGGTCGCGATCCAGCTCGTGCCCCTCGCCGGGCCGCTGCTCCTCTCCGCGGACGTTCGCAGCTACGCCGCGTACGGGCGCATCGACGAGGCGCTCGGCGGCAATCCCTACGCGGACAGACCCGCTGCTTTCGCATCGGATCCGGTCGTGGCGGCCGTTGCGGGCGGGTGGCGAGAGACGCCTTCCGTCTACGGGCCCGTCTTCGCCGGGCTCGCACGTGCCGTTGCCCGTGTGGCCGGCGACGATCCCGCGGCCGCGGCACGTCTCTACCGCTTCATCGCCGCGGCGTCCGTGCTCGCGCTGATGGGTCTGGCGGCGGCCGTCTCCAGCCGTCCCGATCGCGCCGCCGCGTTCGTGGGCTGGAATCCGCTCCTCGCCGTCCACTTCGCCGGAGGGGGGCACAACGACGCCACGATGATGGTGCTCGTCCTCGCGGGGCTCGCCGTGACCAGCCGTGGACGCCCCCGGCTGGGAGCGCTCCTGTGGGCGGGCGCCGCGGCGATAAAGTGGATCCCGGCGCCTCTCTACGCTCTCTCGGCCCTGGCGGCGCGGCGGCGCGGAGAGCCGTCGGGGCTCGCCGCCTTCGCCGCGACGGCGGTCGTGCTGGCGTTCGCCGCCACGTGGCGCTACGGCCTCGACTGGGTTCGCGTGGTCGCTCCGCTTGCGCGGGCGGCGGAGGCGCAGACCCACTACAGCCTCGCGCGGCGGCTCCATCAGGTCGGCATCCCCTCGGCGCCGGCGGCCGTCCTCGTGGCGGCGGCCGCGGTCGCGGTCGCCGTCGCCCTCGTCCGCTCGGTGCTCGCGGGCCGGGCGAGTCTCGGCCTCGCGGCGTGTGTGGTCGTGGCGGCGAACCCGTGGCTCCTGCCGTGGTACGCGGTCTGGCCCGTCGCGCTCGGCGCGATCGAGTCGGACCGCGCGTCGCGCTTCGCCGCGCTGGCGATCGTCGCGTACCTGCTGCCCGCCCGCGTCGTGATCTGGGCCTGA
- a CDS encoding M23 family metallopeptidase, which produces MAATLVASAPLHAEPAAAPTPNGPVYGALPGALPPGFAYRYNDTGRGWPVRPTRAQHPIRGSFLDPRGADNDGLGGYHFGVDVNVDDRHPDPGAPPGLSHRVYALESGVVSEPVNDPKRTCGNRRLDIGHFAYWHTSPTVHVGQRVRARQQIGWTCAGEWHVHVSEWQIYRGVRVWVNPLHRGGKLVPLADTLAPVVQELRFRTPPQTPWNPTVDLAQPDSSTALLPSRLHGSIEVRARIGDPQSFLGFLAANPSWAALHHPYRVSIEIRNAASGRVVVRRTSFQSDQLPQAPYLVHYAPGTREYSSVSECVGPPPAPDCSGRYWFRPLSRFRQEFWDTRRGPNGAYVVVVRASDLAGNVGERRQRVVVAN; this is translated from the coding sequence ATGGCTGCGACTCTGGTCGCCTCTGCACCACTCCACGCAGAGCCTGCCGCGGCACCCACGCCGAACGGACCGGTCTACGGAGCCCTGCCGGGCGCGCTGCCGCCGGGATTCGCGTACCGATACAACGACACGGGCCGTGGCTGGCCCGTGCGGCCCACCCGAGCGCAGCATCCGATACGCGGCTCGTTCCTCGATCCACGCGGGGCAGACAACGACGGGCTCGGCGGATACCACTTCGGGGTCGACGTCAACGTCGACGACAGGCACCCCGATCCCGGTGCGCCACCCGGTCTCTCTCACCGCGTGTACGCACTCGAGTCCGGCGTCGTCAGCGAGCCCGTGAACGACCCGAAGCGAACGTGTGGCAACCGGCGCCTCGACATCGGCCACTTCGCCTACTGGCACACATCGCCGACCGTCCACGTCGGGCAACGCGTTCGCGCACGGCAGCAGATCGGCTGGACGTGCGCGGGCGAGTGGCACGTGCACGTGTCCGAGTGGCAGATCTACCGGGGCGTACGCGTGTGGGTGAACCCACTCCATCGCGGCGGCAAGCTCGTCCCGCTCGCCGACACGTTGGCACCCGTCGTGCAGGAGCTGCGCTTCCGGACGCCGCCCCAGACCCCGTGGAACCCGACCGTCGATCTCGCGCAGCCGGATTCGTCGACCGCGCTCCTGCCCTCGCGGCTGCACGGATCCATCGAGGTGCGCGCCCGTATCGGCGATCCGCAGTCGTTCCTGGGCTTCCTCGCCGCGAATCCGTCATGGGCCGCGCTCCATCATCCGTACCGCGTCTCGATCGAGATCCGCAACGCCGCGAGCGGCCGCGTCGTCGTGCGCCGCACCAGCTTCCAGTCCGATCAGCTCCCGCAGGCGCCGTACCTCGTCCACTACGCCCCCGGCACACGCGAGTACTCCTCGGTGAGCGAATGCGTCGGCCCACCGCCTGCGCCCGACTGCAGCGGCCGCTACTGGTTCCGGCCCCTGTCGCGCTTCCGCCAGGAGTTCTGGGACACGCGTCGCGGCCCGAACGGCGCCTACGTCGTCGTCGTCCGCGCATCCGACCTCGCGGGAAACGTCGGCGAGCGCCGTCAACGGGTGGTCGTCGCGAATTGA